DNA from Haloferax volcanii DS2:
CACGCCCGACTGGACGTAGACGGTGTCGCCCGCGACGATAGGGCTCGCGCCGAAGATGCCGCCGTCGAGGTCTTCTCGCTTCCAGCGCCGGTCGCCCGTCGCCGCGTCGAACGCGTGGGTCGCGGCGTTGGTCACGACGACGAGCGTCCCGCCGCCGACTGCGGGCGCGGGTTCGGGGTCGGTGAGCGGTCTGGTCCACATCCGCTCGCCGGTCTCGGCGTCGACCGCGGAGAGTTCGTCGTCCATGTCGTGGACGTAGACGGTGCCGTCGGCGACGACCGGGACGTGGTGGCCGACGTAGGTCTCGACGGGCACCGTCCAGTCTATCGCGAGGTCGCCCTCGGGGACGGCCTCGGCCGCGACGGCTCCGGTGTTCGTCGCCGGACCCAGCACGCCGCGCCAGTCCGTCGTCGCCGGTTCGACGGGGTCGTACTCGGGGCACTCTCCGTTCGTCGGGTTGTGCTCCGACCGCGTTCCGAGACAGCCCGTTGCGCCGATGGCGGCGGTCGCCCCGAGACTCGCCAAGAGCCGTCGTCGGGTCGGTCGCTTGCCCGCGTCGGTCATGCGACCTTCACCACCCCGCGGTGCGCGTGGGTCAGATACATCGCGTCCCCGGTGACGACCGGCGACGCCACCGGTCGGCCGTAGTACGGCTCGGCGAAGTAGTTCCCGCTCCGGAGCCACTCGTCGGCGTCGCCGCCCCACTGCCGCGTCCCGTCGGCGGCGGAGACCGCTCCGGTTCGGATGTAGACCCGCCCGTCGGCGACGGGCGGACGAGCGAGATACGGGAGCGCCGTCGGGTCGCGGCCGTGGCTCGGCGGCGCTTCGTTCACCACGCGCCACCGTTCGACGCCCTCGCTCCGCGAGAGCGCGTAGAGGTTCTTCGCGCCGACGTAGACTCGTTCGTCGTCGACCGTCGGCGGGCCTGCCGCCGCCGAGCCGGTCACGAACTGCCACCGCTGCTCGCCGGTGTCGGGGTCCAGCGCGTAGACGGTTCCGCCGACGGTCGCGTACAGCGCGTCGTCGGTGACGGCGAGGCCGTTGGGTGACCGGCCGTACCGCCCGTCGAGCACCGTCCGCCAGCGCCGCCCGCCGCCGTGGTCGTAGCCGAGAACGACGACCGCCTCGCGCTCCCGGTCGAACGGCGTGAAGGCGGCGTAGACGCCGCGGTCGTCGGCGACGGGCATCGTGGTTTCGACCGGTTCGTCCGGACCGAGGAGGCGCTCTGCCGGCCCCGGTCGGTCGGCGGTCCACAGCCGGCTCCCGTCGCTTCCGACGGCGTGCAGGCGACCGCTCCCGCTTTCGACGTACAGCCGGTCCCCGTACGCCGTCGGCGTACCGAGTCGGCCGCCGAGGTCCGCGGTCCATTCGTTCCCCCCGTCGCTCCCGACGGCGTGGAGCGCGCCGTCGTACCCGCCGATGACGACGGTTCCTGAGTCGTCGTCGACGACCGCGGGGCCGCCGCCGAGGCCGTCCGCGAAGCCTTCGACCCACCGGACCGACCCGGACGCGGCGTCGATTGCGGCCAGCGGGCTCACGAAGTCGTCCGGCCTGTAATAGTGGGTGGCGACCCCAGTGACGTAGACCGTGCCGTCAGCGACGACCGGCGGGGACAGCGCGCCGTAGAGCGGTGGGTCGGCGGAACTCCGCGAGACGCTCCACGAGACGGTTCCTTCGGTCGGGCCGTCGGGGGCGCGACCCGTCGCCTGCGGGTCGTAGCCGGCGGTCGGCCACGCCGTCGTCGGCGCGTCGAACGTCGCGTCCGGGGCCGGCGACGAACCGCCGCAGCCAGCGACCCCGCTCACGAGCGCGGCTCCGCCCGCGGCCAGTACCTCTCGTCTGGAGAGCATACGCCCGCCGTCTCGGCGCGGAATAAAAACCTTCGTGGCTCCCCGCTCGGAGACCCGCCGACCGCGGCCGGTCGCGCCGCCGTCGGAACCAACAGGAGTATTATCAATCGGCACACACGTCCCCGCGATGCCCTCCTATTCGAGACGCGACGCGCTGAAGACGATTCCGGCGCTCGCCGCCGGTCTCGCCGGCTGTGCGAGCCTCACGGGCCGCGACGACTCGCTTCCGATGCCGACCGCGTGGACGGCGGACGTGCGGACTCCGACCCGCGCCGTTCGGCCGCCGTCCGGCCCCCTGCTCGTCGGGACTGAGAGCCAGTTTCGTGACGACCCGATGGTGTCCGCGCTCGACCCCGCGACCGGCGAGGAGCGCTGGGCGGTGACCGGTGGCAAAGGCCGCCGGTCGCCCCTCGGCTTCGACGACCGCCACGCCTACCTGTTTTCGAGGGCGGAGCGGGCCACGGCGGTCGACTACGAGGCGGGCGAGCGAGCGTGGTCCACCGAACTGACGGGCGTCGATAGAGCCGACCCGGGCGTCGTTCAGTACCCGCCGGCCGTCGCCGGCGACACCGTCTTCGTCGGGAGCGCGACCGAGGAACTGCTGGCGCTCGACGCGGCGACCGGCGAGGTTCGGTGGCGCGCGCCGCTCCAAAACACCGTGTTCTCTCGGCCGCTCGTCGCCGACGGCCGCGTGTACGTCGGCGGCGCGGACTACTTCCTGTACGCCTTCGACGCCGCGTCCGGCACCCGACTGTGGCGGGACGAGCTCGCCGCCCCCGTGACCCGTGGGCCGACCCGCGTCGACGACCGACTGGTGACCGTCGTGGGGTCGGACATTCTCGTCCGGGGGCACAGCGGGACCGTCCCGTTCGACCCGACCGCGCTGTACGTCCACGCGACCGACGGGACGCTCGTCGACGAACAGCTGTTCGAGCGAACTCCCGATGGCGGCAGAGTGAACTGGGCTGTCGCCGTGGGCGGTGGCGTCTACGTCGGACAGGAATGGCAACTCGCTCGCCTCGCCCCGGAGGTGCTCGATGCCGAGTGAGCCGCCGGAACGGTCGGGTTCGGCCGGGAATCGGAACCGACACGTCTCCCGCCGCGCGGTGCTCGGCGGGCTCGCGGCCGTCGGTTCGCTCGCGGTCGCCGGCTGCGGTTCGATTCCCGGACTCGGCGGGAGACGGCCCGTCTGGCGACGCGACATCGACGGTGCGTACATGGCCGGTCCGCCCGCCACCACCGACGAACTGGTTCTCGTCGGGATGCAGGACAAGGCGCTGTACGGCCTGCGGCGCGAAGACGGGTCGACCGCCGTCCGGTTCGAAACGGGCGGCCCGATAGAGACGCGACCCGTCACCCCTTCGTCCGGCGGTCCGTACCACGTCCACAGCACCGACGGCGACCTCTACGCCGTCGATGCGGCGGGCGACGAACTGTGGCGCGACGAGGGCACGGCGCGCCGGGCGCGACTCGTCCGCACCGACTCGCTCGTCGCTGAACTCGACTTCGCGCCCCCCGAGAACACGCTCACGGGCTACGACCCCCAGACCGGTGACCGACGCTTCGACCGGGCTGTTTCCTCGCACTCCCTCAACGGCGTCACCGACGACTCGCTCGTGGTTCCCGTGCCGGTGGGCGGGAGCGACTCGCGCGTCGTCTCGCTTTCGCCGGCGGACGGGAGCGTCCGGTGGCGAACTGAGCCCCGACGGTGGTATTCCAACGTGGTCGCGGACTCTCGACTCGTCGTCGCCGCGAGAGACGGGACGCTGGCAGCCTACGAGCCGTCAGACGGGAGCGCTCGGTGGCGCGTCCCCATCGGCGACGTGGGACGGACGATGGTGCTCGGGTCGCAGGCGTACCTCGCCCGCGACCGGGAAGACGGGCGGCAGGAACTGCTCGCGTTCGACCGCGAGACCGGCGAGAAACGGTGGGCGAACCCCACCGGCTACCAGATTCGAGCGGTCGAGGCCACGGACGACGCGGTGTTCGTCGGGACCCGCGTCGACGACCCCGACGGCGGGGTTCTCGGCCAAATCGACTGCTTCGGCCTCGACGGGACGCGGCGGTGGCAGACCGTGACCGGACTCCCGTCCGTCGACTCACTCGGCGTCACTGACTCTCGTGTCGTCGCCGTCTGGGACCGCGGCTTCGAGGTGCTGGCCCGAGACACCGGCGCGTCGCGGTGGTCGTACGAACCGGAATCGGCCAGTCGGCTCTCGTTCCGCGTCGAGTCGGCGTCGGTGTTTGTCTCGTACGTGGACGACGGCGAAGCCGCGCGGTTCCCGCTGGACTGACTCCGCGTCCCCGAGTCTCCGATTCGACGACGCGCTCCCCACCAACTTATTGCTGTGCCGAGGGGATACCCCGTCAACGAGGGACACGAACCGATGGACGACACACGCCGCGCGTCTCCGCTGGAGCGCCTCGTCGAAGCGGCCGAAACCCGAACTGACGATGAGGTGAGCGACTCTCTCGGGGAACTCCTGACGGCGTCGCCGGAAGACCGAAAGCGGGCGCTCCGCGAACTTCGAGACCTCGCGAACGACAGGCCGACCGCGTTCGAGTCGTTTATGCCTGCGGTCACGCCGTTTCTCACCGACGACGAGCGCGCCGTTCGACTGCTGACCGCGAAGGCGCTCGTCGCGGTCGCGGAGGCCGACTCCGACGCGGTCGCGCCCGCGGTTTCGGCGCTCGCCGAGCGCCTCGCCGACGAAGACGAGTTCTACTACGTCCGCGCGCGGTCGGCCGAGGCGCTGGGCTACGTCGCGCTCGACCACCCCGACGCGGTCGCCTCGCCGGCGGTGCTCGCGGACCTCCGCGTCGGCCTCTCGTTCGACGAACCCGAGGTGAAACAGAAGCTGGCGAAGGCGCTCGAATGCGTCGCGCTCGGCGACCCCGGGCGGCTTCGCCACCGCGTCTCGGCGCTCGCCGAACATCTCGACGACGGGGACGAACTCGTCCGGTACCATCTCTGTACGGCGATTGCGGGCGTCGGCTGCGATTCGCCCGACTCGCTCGCGGCGGTTCGCGGGGCGCTCTCTGCTCGGCTCGTCGACGAGAACGCCTTCGTCCGGGGCCGCGCCGCCGAGGCGCTCGGGCTGTTGGCCGGTGAGCGCGGCGACCGCCGTGACCACGGTGAATCGGTGGCGGTTCCGGACTCGGCGCTCGGTGCGGAGTCCGACGAGGCGGCCGCGTTCGTCGCCGAACGAGTCGGGTTTCTTCGGGCGTCGATGGAGGGCGATACCGCGGCTGCGGCGTCGACGGTCGAGGGCGTCGGCACGCTCGCCGGCGTTCGACGCACGACCGCGGACGCAGTCACCGAGATAACGTCGCCCGACGCAGAGGGTGTCTGTCCCCACTGCGGTATCGACCTCGCCGAGGGCGCGCCGCCGATGTGTCCGAGCTGCGGCGCTCCGTACTGAACTCCGCGTCCGGCGTGACCGACGAGCGGTCGTCCGTCACGGCCGTGCCGACCGAAACTCGCTCCCGCGCCTCGGACGACAGCCGCCGCCGTTCACCTGTCGGCCGCAGCGAACGTGACGCCCGTAATCTCGAACCGCGCGCCACCACCGTCTGACTCGGTGACGCTGACCGTCCAGCCGTGGGCCTCCGCGACCTGCTTCACGATAGCGAGCCCGAACCCGGTTCCCGTCCGTGACGTCGTCTGTCCGGCTTGGAAGACGCTGTCGCGTCGGTCGGCCGCGATGCCGACCCCGTCGTCCTCGACGTAGAACCCGTCGGGGAGTTCGCCGACCGTGACCACCACGCCGTCGCCACCGTGTTCGATGCTGTTTCTGACGAGGTTCTCGATGAGCTGTTGGAGCCGACTCCGGTCGGCGACGACCGTCGCCGTCAGGTCGGTTTGGAGTTCGGCGTCACCCGTTTCGATGGTCTCCCAGCAGTCGGTGACGAGCGTCCCCAGCGACACCGGTTCTCGTTCACCGACGTTGTCGCCTTTCCGGGCGAGCGTGAGCAGGTCGTCGATGAGGTCGTCGATACGGGCCAGCGCTCGAGCGGCAGTCGCGAGCTGGTCGCTCTCGTGGTCTTCACGAGCCAGTTCCACGTTCCCCGCGGCGACGTTCAGCGGGTTTCTGAGGTCGTGGCTGACGACGCTCGCAAACTCGCTCAGTCGCTCGTTTTGGCGCTGAAGCTGCTGTTCTCGCTCGCGTTGCTCGGTCGTGTCGCGATACATCCAGAGATGGCCGGTCCCGTCGGGGAGTTCGATCGGTTCGTAGCTTCGGTTGAGCGTCCGACCGTTCGTCAGGGCGACTGACTCGTTGTGGACCGACTCTGTCCCGGCGATTAGTTCGTCGACGCGCTCGACGAAGCCCTCCGAATCGACCACGAGTTCGCTGGTCTTCCGTGCCAACTCTCGGCAGTCAGCGCCGATGAGTTCCGTCGACGGTTCCGAGATGCCGAACAGTTCGAGCAGTCGGTCGTTAATCGCGAGGACGGTCCGGTCGCTGTTCTCGGCGAGGACGCCGACCGGGAGCGACCGGATGAGCGTCGAGAGCAGCGCGTTGGTTCGTTCGAGTTCGTTCTCGCGGCGGACGCGTTCGGTCACGTCTTGGAACAGCGAGATGATGCCGACGACCTCGCCGTCGTCGTCGGTGATGACTCGATTGTGCCACTCACAGCGGATGTGTTCGCCGTCTTTCCGGACGTTCTCGTCGATGCTGTGGTAGCCGCCCTCCGCGACCGCGAGCTGGTCCGTGACGGCGTCGACGTTGTCGTAGCTGTCGTCCGCGACGATGACCTCCCAACTGTGGCCGCGGAGTTCTTCCTCAGTGTAGCCCAGAATCTCCTCGCCGCGCTCGTTGAGCCCGATGATCTGGAAGTCGCTGTCGTATTCGAGGACGCCGAGCGGTGACTGTTCGATGAACAACGAGAGGCGCTGTTCGCTCGCTTCGAGCGCGCGTTGCGAGCGGTGCCGCTCGACTGCGTTTTCGATACGGTTCGCGAGCACGGTGTACTGGCTGGTTCCCTGTTCTTTCTGGAGATAGTCGGTGACGCCCGCGGAGATGGCATCGCTGGCGACCTCCTCGCTTCCTTCGCCGGTAAAGAGAATAAACGGGAGGTCGGGTGCGTCCTCGCGGAGGGCTTCGAGAAAGTCTAACCCGTCGCGCTCGGGCATGTCGTAGTCCGATACGACACAATCGAACGTCGAATCCCCCGCGCGATTGAGTCCCTCGGCGACGGACGTGGCCGTCTCGACGCGAAACCGGTCGCATTCCCGTTCGAGGAACGCCGCCGTCAGTTCGGTGAAATCCTCGTCGTCGTCGACGTACAAGACGACCACTTCGTCCACTAGCTCGCTCATGTCTATCCCGCTTAGACGTGTGCTGAGAAGGTACTTAACGATAGTCGCAGTTTGAGGACCGAGCAGGTCGTTGAGTCACGTTGGGCTCACATTCACCGACCTGCTCGACGAGTGCTTTCTGGTGAATTTCGAAGCGACGTGAACGCGTGAACCGGGTCGCGTTTGCGGACGGCTGTTCTCTGCGAAAACGAATACGCTAAGCCAGTCGCCCCCGGTGGTTGCTTTGACGTTCCTGAATATCTGACTGGCCTAACGTTCGGAACTGTTTTGTATGTTTAGGCTGGCCTAAATAATATGGTGGACGATTCCGAAAACAGCAAGACACTGACACGGCGTGGCTGTCTGAAGTACGGCGGAACAATCGCGGGAAGCGGGCTCCTTGCAGGCTGTTCTGGTACTTCCGAGCCAAGCAGTTCGTCTCCGAAGTCGCGTACGTCATCGACGCAGACGGCTGTTTCGGAGACGGTCTCGGAGACGGATACGGCGACCGGGTCAGATGAGCCGTACACTGTCACAATCGAACCGATGGGTGAGGTTGCGTTCGACGGCCCGCCCGAGCGGTGGACCGCATTACTACCCACTTTTGCGGATATGGCGTTCGCACTCGGTGGTGGACAGACGCTTGGTATTCAGAACCACGACCGTTTTGCGAGCGAGGCCTTCGAAGAGCTTCCCGGGATAGACTTCGACGCAGATGACACCGTGGAACTGGTTGCCGACGGTGTGAGTAAGGAACTGTTCTATGAGATGAACGCGGACGTTCATTTCATAGACCCCCATATACTGCGACTCTGGTACGGCTGGGATCAGTCTGACGTCGATGAGATTGCGGACAACGTCGGCCCGTTCTTTGGCAACTTTATCCGCCGCCACAGCGACGACTGGCACGATTACCGTTACTACACCTTGTACGAGGCCTTCGGACTGATGGCTGAGGTCTTTCAGGCACAGGACCGATACCAGGCATTCGTCGAACTCCACGAGGAGATGCTTGCGTTGGTCGATGAGCACTTGCCGCCAGCCGACCAGCGTCCAACCGCCTTACTGGTATATCCGGCCGACGGAGCGGGCTTCCAGTTCTACCCGTTCCGGTTTGATGACGGGGGAGTCAGCACTAAGCAGTGGCGTGATCTCGGGCTGACCGATGCGCTTGCGGCGACGGATGTCGGTCATTACAGTTTCTCTGACAGGGGGACGCTCGATATCGAAGCCCTGATGGAAATCGACCCCGAGGTGCTGCTGGTGCGAAACTATGGCGGGGCGTCCGAGTCAACGTTCCAGAAGGAAGTCGTCGAACCACTCCAAGACCAAGCGGGGTCTCATAGCCTGCAGGCGGTTGAGGACGACGCGGTTTACAGTGCCGGTTACCTTGACCAAGGGCCAATCATCAACTTCTACCATACCGACCGGGCGGCGAAAGATATCTACACGGACTCGTTCGAGAACGTGACGCTATTCGACCGTGAACGCGTCGCAGAAATCGTCCACGGAAACATCTGAGACGGGTTAGAATAATACCTACCGCGGGACCGTTTCTGCTTCGGGCAGTTACGCCGAGTATCGCTAGTTCGCCCTCAGCGTGCTCAGTTCGAAGTCACCCGGGTACGCGACGCGAGGGTACAAAACGATACTGAATTTTTGACATTTCCGGGCGTGTAACGATACTCACCGTCGGTTCGCAGGAGGGCGACCGTCACCACGCTCGCTAACTCAGTCGCACTCGTTCTCTGAACGTTGGCCTCCAGTGAATCGGTTCCACTCGGCTCGACCGAGGGCACTCAGAGGTCATCGACCCGACGCAGAAACGAACAGAGTGCGTCGGTGGCCGTTTCGAACAACTGTTCGCCCTGCTCGGCGGACGCAGACGTCGCATCCCCGACTGCACCGTTCTTGCTGAACTCTTCTGTGAACCGATTGACGACGCCACCATCGACCGTGTCGTCCCAGGTTG
Protein-coding regions in this window:
- a CDS encoding outer membrane protein assembly factor BamB family protein; protein product: MLSRREVLAAGGAALVSGVAGCGGSSPAPDATFDAPTTAWPTAGYDPQATGRAPDGPTEGTVSWSVSRSSADPPLYGALSPPVVADGTVYVTGVATHYYRPDDFVSPLAAIDAASGSVRWVEGFADGLGGGPAVVDDDSGTVVIGGYDGALHAVGSDGGNEWTADLGGRLGTPTAYGDRLYVESGSGRLHAVGSDGSRLWTADRPGPAERLLGPDEPVETTMPVADDRGVYAAFTPFDREREAVVVLGYDHGGGRRWRTVLDGRYGRSPNGLAVTDDALYATVGGTVYALDPDTGEQRWQFVTGSAAAGPPTVDDERVYVGAKNLYALSRSEGVERWRVVNEAPPSHGRDPTALPYLARPPVADGRVYIRTGAVSAADGTRQWGGDADEWLRSGNYFAEPYYGRPVASPVVTGDAMYLTHAHRGVVKVA
- a CDS encoding outer membrane protein assembly factor BamB family protein; protein product: MPSYSRRDALKTIPALAAGLAGCASLTGRDDSLPMPTAWTADVRTPTRAVRPPSGPLLVGTESQFRDDPMVSALDPATGEERWAVTGGKGRRSPLGFDDRHAYLFSRAERATAVDYEAGERAWSTELTGVDRADPGVVQYPPAVAGDTVFVGSATEELLALDAATGEVRWRAPLQNTVFSRPLVADGRVYVGGADYFLYAFDAASGTRLWRDELAAPVTRGPTRVDDRLVTVVGSDILVRGHSGTVPFDPTALYVHATDGTLVDEQLFERTPDGGRVNWAVAVGGGVYVGQEWQLARLAPEVLDAE
- a CDS encoding outer membrane protein assembly factor BamB family protein is translated as MPSEPPERSGSAGNRNRHVSRRAVLGGLAAVGSLAVAGCGSIPGLGGRRPVWRRDIDGAYMAGPPATTDELVLVGMQDKALYGLRREDGSTAVRFETGGPIETRPVTPSSGGPYHVHSTDGDLYAVDAAGDELWRDEGTARRARLVRTDSLVAELDFAPPENTLTGYDPQTGDRRFDRAVSSHSLNGVTDDSLVVPVPVGGSDSRVVSLSPADGSVRWRTEPRRWYSNVVADSRLVVAARDGTLAAYEPSDGSARWRVPIGDVGRTMVLGSQAYLARDREDGRQELLAFDRETGEKRWANPTGYQIRAVEATDDAVFVGTRVDDPDGGVLGQIDCFGLDGTRRWQTVTGLPSVDSLGVTDSRVVAVWDRGFEVLARDTGASRWSYEPESASRLSFRVESASVFVSYVDDGEAARFPLD
- a CDS encoding HEAT repeat domain-containing protein; this encodes MDDTRRASPLERLVEAAETRTDDEVSDSLGELLTASPEDRKRALRELRDLANDRPTAFESFMPAVTPFLTDDERAVRLLTAKALVAVAEADSDAVAPAVSALAERLADEDEFYYVRARSAEALGYVALDHPDAVASPAVLADLRVGLSFDEPEVKQKLAKALECVALGDPGRLRHRVSALAEHLDDGDELVRYHLCTAIAGVGCDSPDSLAAVRGALSARLVDENAFVRGRAAEALGLLAGERGDRRDHGESVAVPDSALGAESDEAAAFVAERVGFLRASMEGDTAAAASTVEGVGTLAGVRRTTADAVTEITSPDAEGVCPHCGIDLAEGAPPMCPSCGAPY
- a CDS encoding PAS domain S-box protein → MSELVDEVVVLYVDDDEDFTELTAAFLERECDRFRVETATSVAEGLNRAGDSTFDCVVSDYDMPERDGLDFLEALREDAPDLPFILFTGEGSEEVASDAISAGVTDYLQKEQGTSQYTVLANRIENAVERHRSQRALEASEQRLSLFIEQSPLGVLEYDSDFQIIGLNERGEEILGYTEEELRGHSWEVIVADDSYDNVDAVTDQLAVAEGGYHSIDENVRKDGEHIRCEWHNRVITDDDGEVVGIISLFQDVTERVRRENELERTNALLSTLIRSLPVGVLAENSDRTVLAINDRLLELFGISEPSTELIGADCRELARKTSELVVDSEGFVERVDELIAGTESVHNESVALTNGRTLNRSYEPIELPDGTGHLWMYRDTTEQREREQQLQRQNERLSEFASVVSHDLRNPLNVAAGNVELAREDHESDQLATAARALARIDDLIDDLLTLARKGDNVGEREPVSLGTLVTDCWETIETGDAELQTDLTATVVADRSRLQQLIENLVRNSIEHGGDGVVVTVGELPDGFYVEDDGVGIAADRRDSVFQAGQTTSRTGTGFGLAIVKQVAEAHGWTVSVTESDGGGARFEITGVTFAAADR
- a CDS encoding ABC transporter substrate-binding protein, with product MGEVAFDGPPERWTALLPTFADMAFALGGGQTLGIQNHDRFASEAFEELPGIDFDADDTVELVADGVSKELFYEMNADVHFIDPHILRLWYGWDQSDVDEIADNVGPFFGNFIRRHSDDWHDYRYYTLYEAFGLMAEVFQAQDRYQAFVELHEEMLALVDEHLPPADQRPTALLVYPADGAGFQFYPFRFDDGGVSTKQWRDLGLTDALAATDVGHYSFSDRGTLDIEALMEIDPEVLLVRNYGGASESTFQKEVVEPLQDQAGSHSLQAVEDDAVYSAGYLDQGPIINFYHTDRAAKDIYTDSFENVTLFDRERVAEIVHGNI